A single Salmo salar chromosome ssa19, Ssal_v3.1, whole genome shotgun sequence DNA region contains:
- the LOC123729036 gene encoding uncharacterized protein encodes MAEETNHTSEAQETQTNGDQHSPTDSPILGNMVRTELEWDMPMSVPLPIEVINADQPFPFLDTTLADLGIEESAVKERVVWVDTKRTQVKSKSGKLKEKEITILEVRVKAQIPGDKKTQEVLYSTESHTDRSFCRTGVDILPWKSHTQTEENGFQPVEMTMALDIESQPKQEIRVV; translated from the exons ATGGCAGAAGAGACGAACCACACCTCAGAGGCCCAGGAGACACAGACCAACGGAGATCAACACAGCCCAACAGACTCCCCTATCCTGGGGAACATGGTACGCACCGAGCTGGAATGGGACATGCCCATGAGTGTCCCTTTGCCCATCGAGGTCATCAATGCTGACCAGCCTTTCCCGTTCCTGGACACCACGCTGGCAGACCTGGGCATCGAAGA ATCCGCAGTGAAGGAACGGGTGGTGTGGGTGGACACTAAGCGGACGCAGGTGAAGAGCAAGTCAGGCAAACTGAAGGAGAAGGAAATCACCATCTTGGAGGTACGAGTCAAGGCCCAGATCCCCGGAGACAAGAAGACCCAGGAGGTACTCTACAGCACCGAGTCCCACACAGACCGCTCCTTCTGCCGGACCGGAGTGGACATCCTGCCCTGGAAgagtcacacacagacag AGGAGAATGGCTTCCAGCCAGTAGAGATGACCATGGCCTTGGACATCGAGTCACAGCCCAAACAGGAGATTCGAGTGGTGTGA
- the LOC106579624 gene encoding importin-4 isoform X3 has product MTGSQNSQIRQSAAVMLRMRVKKHWKKISPDHRESLKAVVLQAFQQETEHTVRHSLSQLSAVMVKHETPDRWPALFTLLNQSTKSNNPMDRQVGLLLLSKVVESNPEPFKPHYRQLLQLFGTVLQDLDNPTAMYYCILTLTAMTAYTGTEEMNLMRSLIPTLIIALRHLIKADQDQASEAMEVFDELMESEVSIMVPHIAEIVHFCLEVSADTTLTDSLRVKALSCIAFLIRLKSKTVLKQKLLNPILQTVFPVLSAAPPPGEEDPEDEENSNEDDTDNESPKHFAAQVIDTMALHMPPEKLFHQLMPLTQACLASDNPYERKAGLMCLAVLAEGCADHIRTKMLSSMLQTVCQSLSDSNQVVRSAGLFALGQFSEHLQPEVSKYCAELMPLLLAYMSALNQAKIGHVTKAFYALENFLENLGSEIEPYLPTLMETMLSALSNAENLKLKELAVSAIGAIANAAKEKLVPYFLPVIESLKGFLTDTRDEMRSLQTQALDTLSVLARTIGKEVFSPLAAECVQLGLNLTNAIDDPDLRRCTYSLFSAVSTVSPDCLNPHLTAITTIMLLSLKSTEGVTAHLEEDKTFVLLDDDDDDEAQGDTILDEEGTDTVDPDIAGFSVENAYIDEKEDTCDALGEIAFNTGAAFQPFLESSFQQVYELRDFPHEDVRRAAFVAMGQFCRAQHKVWQENPTEADHQALQKLLGVVLPSFLEAVHSERERQVVMGVLEAMNAVLKACQGEALQSPGRLQEISQAIRDVLKKRTVCQDGGGDEADDDEQQAEYDAMLQEFAGEGIPLLASAVPAETFQPYLNELLPLIMNKAKLSYTVADRSFSVGTLGEILQSLVNVSGGRACAGKLSNQLLPVLVAGVRDCDSEVRNNSVFALGALAQAAGPLVAQDYPMMLSLFSNLLSKEQDRRVIDNLCAALCRMIMSNMEGVPLEQVFPALLARLPLREDMEENKTVYSCLAMLYSQNPALVLSQIKPIVSASSHVLGTKDLDTETQNTLVMLLRDVAQRHSQEFEGAMKSLPAEQKMKLTGAVSQS; this is encoded by the exons GTGGGTCTACTCTTGCTCAGCAAAGTGGTGGAGTCCAATCCGGAGCCCTTCAAGCCCCACTATCGCCAACTGCTGCAGCTGTTTGGCACCGTGCTGCAAGACCTGGACAACCCCACAGCCATGTACTACTGCATCCTCACCCTCACCGCTATGACTGCCTACACTGGCACAGAAGAGATG AACCTAATGCGCTCCCTCATCCCAACACTGATCATTGCTCTCAGACACCTCATCAAGGCAGACCAG GATCAGGCCAGTGAGGCCATGGAGGTGTTTGATGAGCTGATGGAGAGTGAGGTGTCCATCATGGTCCCACATATTGCTGAAATTGTCCACTTCTGCTTGGAG gTCAGTGcagacaccacactgactgactctctGCGTGTGAAGGCTCTGTCCTGCATTGCTTTTCTCATTCGTCTCAAGAGCAAG aCAGTGTTAAAGCAGAAGCTGCTCAATCCCATCCTGCAGACGGTGTTTCCCGTGCTTAGTGCAGCGCCACCACCTGGGGAGGAGGACCCTGAGGACGAGGAGAACAGCAATGAGGACGACACTGACAACGAGAGTCCCAAACACTTTGCTGCTCAG GTTATTGACACCATGGCTCTTCACATGCCCCCTGAGAAACTATTCCACCAACTG ATGCCGCTGACTCAAGCATGTCTGGCCAGTGATAACCCCTATGAGAGGAAAGCTGGCCTGATGTGTCTGGCAGTGCTGGCCGAGGGCTGTGCCGACCACATACGGACCAA gatgcTGTCGTCCATGTTGCAGACGGTGTGCCAGAGTCTGTCAGACAGTAACCAAGTGGTCCGCAGCGCCGGCCTCTTTGCCCTGGGACAGTTTTCTGAGCACCTGCAGCCTGAGGTCAGTAAGTACTGTGCTGAGCTGATGCCACTGTTGCTGGCCTACATGTCTGCTCTGAACCAGGCCAAGATCGGACACGTCACCAAGGCCTTCTACGCCCTGGAGAACTTCCTGGAAAACCTGG GTTCAGAGATTGAGCCCTACCTGCCCACCCTGATGGAGACCATGTTGTCTGCCCTCAGCAACGCAGAGAACCTGAAGCTCAAAGAGCTGGCTGTCAGTGCTATAGGAGCTATAG CCAATGCAGCCAAAGAGAAGCTAGTTCCTTACTTCCTGCCTGTCATTGAGAGTCTGAAGGGCTTCCTCACTGACACCAGGGATGAGATGAGGTCTCTGCAGACACAGGCTCTGG ATACTCTGTCAGTGCTGGCCCGCACCATAGGTAAGGAGGTGTTCAGCCCCCTGGCTGCAGAGTGTGTTCAGCTGGGACTCAATCTCACCAACGCTATCGACGACCCAGACCTGCGCCGCTGCAC GTACAGCCTGTTTTCGGCCGTGTCCACAGTGAGTCCAGACTGTCTGAACCCACACCTCActgccatcaccaccatcatgCTTCTGTCTCTCAAGTCCACAGAGGGAGTCACG GCTCACCTTGAGGAGGACAAGACGTTTGTCCTGCTGGATGACGATGATGACGACGAGGCTCAGGGAGACACCATTTTGGATGAGGAGGGGACTGACACCGTGGACCCAGACATCGCCGG GTTCAGTGTAGAGAACGCCTACATTGATGAGAAGGAGGACACCTGTGACGCCCTGGGAGAGATTGCCTTCAACACCGG TGCTGCCTTCCAGCCCTTCCTGGAGTCCAGCTTTCAGCAGGTCTATGAGCTGCGTGAT TTTCCCCACGAGGATGTGCGCAGGGCTGCCTTCGTGGCCATGGGCCAGTTCTGCCGAGCTCAGCACAAAGTGTGGCAGGAGAATCCCACTGAGGCCGACCACCAgg ccCTGCAGAAGCTGCTGGGGGTGGTGCTGCCAAGCTTCCTGGAGGCGGTCCATAGTGAGCGTGAGCGCCAAGTGGTGATGGGCGTGCTGGAGGCCATGAACGCTGTGCTGAAGGCCTGCCAGGGGGAGGCACTGCAGAGCCCCGGGCGCCTGCAGGAGATCAGCCAGGCCATCCGAGACGTGCTCAAGAAGAGG actgtctgtcaggacggaggaggagatgaggcagATGACGACGAGCAGCAG GCGGAGTATGATGCCATGCTGCAGGAGTTTGCCGGCGAGGGGATCCCCCTGCTAGCCTCTGCCGTCCCAGCGGAGACCTTCCAGCCCTATCTCAACGAGCTGCTGCCGCTCATAATGAACAAGGCT AAGTTGTCGTACACAGTGGCCGACCGTTCATTCTCCGTGGGCACGCTCGGAGAGATCCTGCAATCCCTCGTCAACGTGTCTGGGGGCAGGGCCTGTGCCGGCAAACTGTCCAATCAGCTGCTGCCTGTCCTGGTGGCTGGGGTGAGAGACTGCGACAGTGAGGTTCGCAACAACAGCGTGTTCGCACTGGGAGCACTGGCCCAGGCTGCTGGACCCCTCGTCGCACA AGACTACCCCATGATGCTGTCCCTCTTCTCCAACCTGCTGTCCAAAGAACAGGACAGGAGGGTGATTGACAACCTGTGTGCGGCCCTCTGCAGGATGATCATGAGCAACATGGAGGGTGTCCCTCTGGAACAG GTGTTCCCTGCCCTCCTGGCTCGCCTCCCTCTGAGGGAGGACATGGAGGAGAATAAGACTGTGTACAGCTGCTTGGCCATGCTCTACTCTCAGAACCCTGCACTG GTCCTGAGTCAAATTAAGCCAATAGTATCTGCTTCCAGCCACGTCCTGGGAACCAAGGATCTTGACACAG AAACCCAGAACACCCTGGTCATGCTGCTCCGAGACGTCGCTCAGCGTCACTCCCAGGAATTCGAGGGCGCCATGAAGTCACTTCCTGCTGAGCAGAAGATGAAGCTGACAGGGGCCGTTAGCCAATCCTAG